The following are from one region of the Lacinutrix sp. Bg11-31 genome:
- a CDS encoding Pycsar system effector family protein, with product MNNLVIEAEKFVISYLNTNLDSKFVYHNIAHTQRVVEKAKELIEDSNLNEDEKLELLVAAWFHDTGFTKTIKNHEEESVTIASTFLKSQNISEEKIKAISNIILATKMGSEPKNRLQGLIKDADCAHISSKNYNDYASLLKKEWELTQNKTFTKPEWIKDNISFLSNHTFYSDLANKKWEKRKGKNLAKLLQNQNKIKEDTAKLKQKKAELNFKKEKLDLPERGIETMFRVALKNHITLSDIADTKANILLSVNAIIISLVLSNLVSKLDNPSNNYLIWPTLIFALFTVASIILSVLATRPNVTSGKFTKEDVANKKVNLLFFGNFHKMKLNEFEWAMTEMMQDRDYLYGSLTKDLYFLGLVLNRKYNLLRVTYTVFMIGIIVSVIAFAVAFKFYGAVV from the coding sequence ATGAATAATCTCGTTATTGAAGCTGAAAAATTTGTTATAAGCTATTTAAATACAAACTTAGACTCAAAGTTTGTATATCACAATATAGCACATACCCAACGTGTTGTTGAGAAAGCTAAAGAATTGATTGAAGACAGCAACTTAAATGAAGATGAAAAGCTTGAATTACTAGTCGCTGCATGGTTTCATGATACTGGATTTACTAAAACAATTAAAAACCATGAAGAAGAAAGTGTTACTATTGCTTCTACTTTTTTAAAATCCCAAAATATTTCTGAAGAAAAAATAAAAGCTATATCCAATATTATATTGGCGACCAAAATGGGTTCTGAGCCTAAAAACAGATTACAAGGCCTTATTAAAGATGCTGATTGCGCACATATTTCGAGTAAAAACTACAATGATTATGCCTCATTACTAAAAAAAGAATGGGAGCTTACTCAAAACAAAACCTTCACTAAACCAGAATGGATTAAGGATAATATCTCTTTTTTAAGTAATCATACTTTTTACTCTGATCTAGCCAATAAAAAATGGGAAAAAAGAAAAGGTAAAAACCTAGCTAAACTACTTCAAAACCAAAATAAAATAAAAGAAGACACAGCAAAATTAAAACAAAAGAAAGCTGAGTTAAATTTTAAAAAAGAAAAATTAGACTTGCCAGAACGTGGTATAGAAACTATGTTTAGAGTGGCACTAAAAAACCATATTACGTTAAGTGATATTGCAGATACTAAAGCTAATATTCTATTATCTGTAAATGCCATTATTATATCTTTAGTGCTATCTAATTTAGTTTCAAAACTTGATAATCCGTCAAATAATTATTTAATTTGGCCTACACTTATATTTGCTCTTTTTACGGTAGCTTCAATAATATTATCTGTTTTAGCAACGCGGCCAAATGTAACTAGCGGGAAATTTACTAAAGAAGATGTTGCTAATAAAAAGGTAAACTTATTATTCTTTGGTAATTTTCATAAAATGAAGTTAAATGAATTTGAATGGGCAATGACTGAGATGATGCAAGACAGAGACTACCTTTACGGCTCACTTACTAAAGACTTATACTTTCTTGGTTTAGTATTAAATAGAAAATACAACTTGTTAAGAGTAACGTATACCGTTTTTATGATTGGTATTATTGTAAGTGTTATCGCTTTTGCTGTAGCATTTAAGTTTTATGGTGCTGTTGTTTAA
- a CDS encoding GAF domain-containing protein — protein sequence MIKDLNDNINLPFSLQISFNKLIERYEELASSDDQFIAAKAGRVLEIRKLYPILSEGFSETSVLKKHEKEIGILLQDSFSEVLSLNEIKTASVPYHNFIFNASKRFENIIKTAGPDFELVIKNMPENDWYILGCTIIMSFCYNFNTNFKRPLYYEIPDANGIIRIYKILYNADFMEIVATDKAPKLTKVDFEELLDNFDNIELWKEKFPPNSYVSKGFVISNIFDVTDDQAISNIKTTLIGNNKRKDEGFMEDFQKVFRSLLNITDLEVGFSIYNKEEDTLMKVHDSSISSYLLKAKEAFKCDNLFCHYSYDKILKEKTNFAISDVDRNFKRSKGQAPQVKVLKEQGIKSAIFAPIAENGELLAVLELVSKTPKALNSINSNRLADVMPFILSAVKRSKRDEENLIQAIIQRECTSIHPSVKWKFESAARQFMQEEYEGGENPTFNKISFNNVYPLFGQIDVKGSSEARNNTTQKDLLLQLKMVERIVESAFKVEKLPIFEQLLFQIKTYKKDLKTDFKVDSEQKITQFFKSEIESLFKFQLISKTYLTKEIEDYYSKIDDDLDVVYFYRKNYDDTISLINKNMSSLLDKKQVEAQAMYPHFFERFKTDGVEHNMYIGEAITKEDSFNEIYLYNLRLWQVQVMLEMERAFYAKQHKYPIALDVASMILVFNQPLSIRFRTDEKHFDVDGTYNARYEVVKKRVDKANIKGTNERLTVKGKLAIVYSQKQDEVEYLQYIKFLQSKQKLGAEVEILELEDLQGVTGLKALRVNILYQKESNKKEFYTYEDLMSEIKN from the coding sequence ATGATTAAAGACCTAAACGACAACATTAATTTACCTTTTTCGCTACAAATTAGTTTCAACAAACTAATTGAGCGCTATGAGGAATTAGCTAGTAGCGACGATCAATTTATTGCAGCTAAGGCTGGTCGTGTCTTAGAAATACGTAAGTTATATCCAATACTAAGCGAAGGTTTTAGTGAGACATCAGTATTAAAAAAACACGAAAAAGAAATTGGAATTTTACTACAAGATTCTTTTAGTGAAGTTTTAAGTTTGAATGAAATAAAAACGGCAAGTGTACCATATCATAATTTTATTTTTAATGCGTCTAAACGTTTTGAGAATATTATTAAAACTGCTGGACCAGATTTTGAATTGGTAATAAAAAATATGCCAGAAAACGATTGGTATATTTTAGGTTGTACTATTATAATGAGTTTTTGTTATAATTTTAATACAAACTTTAAACGACCGTTATATTACGAAATTCCAGATGCTAACGGTATTATAAGGATTTATAAAATTTTGTATAATGCAGATTTTATGGAAATTGTTGCAACAGATAAAGCTCCAAAATTAACGAAAGTTGATTTTGAAGAGTTATTAGATAATTTTGATAATATAGAGTTATGGAAAGAAAAGTTCCCGCCAAATAGTTACGTTTCTAAAGGATTTGTAATTTCTAATATTTTCGATGTAACAGACGATCAAGCAATATCTAACATTAAAACTACCTTAATTGGAAATAACAAACGTAAAGACGAAGGCTTTATGGAAGATTTTCAAAAGGTATTTAGATCATTATTAAATATAACCGATTTAGAGGTAGGTTTTTCTATATACAATAAAGAAGAAGATACTTTAATGAAAGTGCACGATTCTAGCATTAGTAGTTATTTGTTAAAGGCTAAAGAAGCGTTTAAGTGCGATAATTTATTTTGCCATTATAGCTATGATAAAATTTTAAAAGAAAAAACAAATTTTGCTATATCTGATGTTGATAGAAATTTTAAACGATCTAAAGGTCAGGCACCGCAAGTAAAAGTTTTAAAAGAACAAGGTATAAAAAGCGCCATTTTTGCACCAATAGCAGAAAATGGAGAGTTGTTAGCTGTTTTAGAGTTGGTATCTAAAACACCAAAAGCATTAAATAGTATAAATTCTAACAGGTTGGCAGATGTTATGCCGTTTATATTATCTGCTGTAAAACGCTCTAAAAGAGATGAAGAGAATTTAATTCAAGCCATTATTCAAAGAGAGTGTACTTCAATCCACCCAAGTGTAAAATGGAAATTTGAAAGTGCCGCAAGACAATTTATGCAAGAGGAATACGAAGGAGGAGAGAATCCTACTTTTAATAAAATAAGCTTCAATAATGTATATCCTTTATTTGGCCAAATAGACGTAAAAGGATCTTCGGAAGCTAGAAATAATACAACTCAAAAAGATTTATTACTTCAGCTTAAAATGGTCGAAAGAATTGTTGAATCTGCTTTTAAAGTTGAGAAATTACCAATTTTTGAACAGCTTCTATTTCAAATTAAAACCTATAAAAAAGATTTAAAAACTGATTTTAAAGTAGATAGTGAACAAAAAATTACTCAATTTTTTAAATCAGAAATAGAATCACTTTTTAAGTTTCAGTTAATATCAAAAACATATTTAACTAAAGAAATAGAAGACTATTACAGTAAAATAGATGATGATTTAGACGTTGTTTATTTCTACCGTAAAAATTATGACGACACCATAAGTTTAATTAATAAAAACATGTCGTCATTATTAGATAAAAAACAAGTTGAAGCACAAGCAATGTATCCTCACTTTTTTGAGCGTTTTAAAACGGATGGAGTAGAGCATAATATGTACATTGGAGAAGCAATAACAAAAGAGGATTCTTTTAACGAAATCTATCTTTACAACTTGCGTTTATGGCAAGTACAGGTTATGTTAGAAATGGAAAGAGCATTTTATGCTAAACAACACAAATATCCAATTGCTTTAGATGTTGCTTCTATGATTTTAGTGTTTAACCAACCATTATCTATTAGATTTAGAACAGACGAAAAACATTTTGATGTAGACGGAACTTACAATGCTAGATACGAAGTAGTTAAAAAACGTGTAGATAAAGCCAATATAAAAGGAACAAACGAACGGTTAACAGTTAAAGGGAAATTAGCTATAGTTTACTCTCAAAAACAAGATGAAGTCGAGTATCTACAATACATTAAATTCTTACAGTCTAAGCAAAAGTTAGGTGCTGAGGTTGAAATTTTAGAGCTTGAAGATTTGCAAGGCGTAACAGGTTTAAAAGCATTACGTGTTAATATTTTGTACCAAAAAGAATCTAATAAAAAGGAGTTTTATACTTACGAAGATTTAATGAGTGAGATTAAAAATTAA
- a CDS encoding dipeptidase, which yields MKNIKSYVEENKQRFLDELIELLKIPSISADSAYKKHTIQTADVVAKSLTDAGCDVVEICETEGYPIIYAHKIIDKNLPTILVYGHYDVQPPDPLELWTSPPFEPVIKETKLHPEGAIFARGACDDKGQMYMHVKAMEYMTTQNQLPCNVKFMIEGEEEVGSVNLAKFVKQNQDKLSNDVILISDTGMIAKDTPSITTGLRGLSYVEVEVTGPNRDLHSGLYGGAVANPINVLTKMIASLHDENNHITIPGFYDNVEELSLDERAQMAKAPFSLEDYKEALDIESVYGEAGYTTNERNSIRPTLDVNGIWGGYTGEGAKTVIASQAFAKISMRLVPNQDWENITELFKNHFEGIAPKGVTVKVTPHHGGQGYVTPIDSIGYKAASKAYEETFGKTPIPQRSGGSIPIVALFEQELKSKTILMGFGLDSDAIHSPNEHFGVWNYLKGIETIPGFYKHFTELSK from the coding sequence ATGAAAAACATAAAATCTTACGTAGAAGAAAACAAGCAACGTTTTCTTGACGAACTTATAGAATTACTTAAAATACCTTCAATAAGTGCAGACTCTGCCTATAAAAAACATACTATACAAACGGCAGACGTAGTTGCAAAAAGCTTAACAGATGCAGGTTGCGATGTAGTAGAAATTTGCGAAACAGAAGGTTACCCAATTATCTATGCTCATAAAATAATAGATAAAAACTTGCCAACTATTTTAGTTTATGGACATTACGATGTACAACCACCAGACCCTCTAGAACTTTGGACATCTCCACCTTTCGAACCTGTTATAAAGGAAACAAAATTACATCCCGAAGGTGCAATTTTTGCACGTGGAGCATGCGATGACAAAGGACAAATGTACATGCATGTTAAAGCCATGGAATACATGACAACACAAAACCAATTACCTTGTAACGTTAAGTTTATGATAGAAGGCGAGGAAGAAGTTGGAAGTGTAAACCTAGCCAAATTTGTAAAACAAAATCAAGACAAACTAAGTAACGATGTAATCTTAATTTCAGATACTGGAATGATTGCAAAAGACACACCATCGATAACAACAGGATTACGTGGCTTAAGTTATGTAGAAGTAGAAGTTACAGGACCAAACAGAGATTTACATTCAGGTCTTTATGGAGGAGCAGTAGCAAACCCAATAAACGTGCTAACTAAAATGATAGCATCACTTCACGACGAAAACAACCACATCACCATTCCTGGTTTTTACGATAATGTAGAAGAATTATCTTTAGACGAGCGTGCACAAATGGCAAAAGCGCCTTTCTCTTTAGAAGATTATAAAGAAGCATTAGATATCGAATCTGTTTATGGAGAAGCTGGTTATACAACTAACGAGCGTAATTCTATTAGACCAACCTTAGACGTTAACGGAATTTGGGGAGGTTACACAGGTGAAGGAGCAAAAACAGTAATCGCTAGTCAAGCATTTGCAAAAATATCTATGCGTTTAGTACCAAACCAAGATTGGGAAAATATAACCGAATTATTTAAAAACCATTTCGAAGGCATTGCTCCTAAAGGCGTAACAGTAAAAGTAACACCACATCATGGCGGACAAGGTTACGTAACACCAATAGACAGTATTGGCTACAAAGCAGCTAGTAAAGCCTACGAAGAAACCTTTGGAAAAACACCAATTCCGCAACGTAGCGGAGGAAGCATTCCTATTGTTGCCTTGTTCGAGCAAGAGTTAAAAAGCAAAACTATTTTAATGGGCTTTGGTCTAGATAGTGACGCAATACACTCCCCAAACGAACACTTTGGCGTATGGAATTATTTAAAAGGTATTGAAACCATTCCAGGTTTTTATAAGCATTTTACAGAACTCTCTAAGTAA
- a CDS encoding DMT family transporter encodes MKNQHLKYVLELTFATLLISTSGALGRFIDMPAPVTIWWRSALAMLLLLAFCKYKKVNLKIQSKRDLGAFIFSALFMASHWITYFIALQLSSVAIGMLALFTFPIMTTFLEPIFSKTKFDYMHLILGAMVLLGIYILSPELDFESDSVKGILFGLFSAFCYAMRILILKQYVTKYNGSSLMFFQLLIISIVLLPTLFLLDTSNITTQFPYVIILALVTTAIGHTLFVQSLKHFKVSTASIIGSTQPVFGIIIAFFFLNEIPTWNTFFGGFLILSTVVIESLRSRKDS; translated from the coding sequence GTGAAAAACCAACATTTAAAGTACGTTTTAGAACTCACCTTTGCAACGCTTTTAATAAGTACATCTGGCGCATTAGGTCGTTTTATAGATATGCCAGCTCCAGTAACTATTTGGTGGCGAAGTGCATTAGCTATGTTGCTATTGTTAGCTTTCTGTAAATACAAAAAAGTAAACCTTAAAATTCAATCTAAAAGAGATTTAGGCGCATTTATATTTAGCGCCTTATTTATGGCATCACATTGGATAACCTACTTTATAGCCTTACAACTCTCTAGTGTTGCAATAGGTATGCTCGCTTTATTTACTTTCCCTATAATGACTACGTTTTTAGAACCAATTTTCTCAAAAACTAAATTCGATTATATGCATCTTATTTTAGGCGCAATGGTTCTTTTAGGTATTTACATACTATCTCCCGAATTAGATTTTGAAAGCGACTCTGTAAAAGGAATTCTATTTGGTTTATTTTCTGCCTTTTGCTATGCCATGCGTATTTTAATACTAAAACAATATGTAACCAAATACAATGGAAGCAGTCTTATGTTCTTTCAATTACTAATTATTAGCATTGTTTTATTGCCAACATTATTCCTTTTAGACACCTCAAACATAACCACACAATTTCCGTATGTTATCATTCTAGCATTAGTAACAACAGCAATTGGCCACACATTATTTGTGCAAAGCTTAAAGCATTTTAAAGTAAGCACAGCTAGTATTATAGGAAGTACACAACCTGTATTTGGCATTATTATCGCCTTCTTCTTTTTAAACGAAATTCCAACCTGGAATACCTTTTTTGGTGGTTTCTTAATACTATCTACAGTTGTGATAGAGAGCTTACGCTCAAGAAAAGATTCTTAG
- a CDS encoding M28 family metallopeptidase, translating into MKNIIAALIFVFSLQSSAQTITDLINQVSLDKLTLTLNEFSGEVPTTVNGNTVTIINREQANNDLAADYLKEQLQKLNNVTVTDQAFNVNGRNIFATQLGKTNPNDIYIICAHYDSVDNYCADDNVSGTGAVLEIARILSTQCTDNTIIYALWDEEESGLLGAQHYATLANVNGDNILGVLNMDMMAHNDINPNDNDFDIDVQPIANSIAMKDDLVSLLNTYSFNLTVNVVNPGTPDSDHSKFWDNGFSAVLVGESWETGDQTQHYHSAGDRVSTLDLPYYHEITKLVMAYTATKAGLINIENTVTQNGASLVANQTGVTYKWIDCNTNTEIPGEVNQTFTATANGNYKVEINSGSCTETSECYAISTLSVESFNAEDFKIFPNPVKTILNIELPQFNKAELSILNINGQVVLEQAIEETSTKLKLSTLNNGIYFLTLKIDGKEINQKIIKE; encoded by the coding sequence ATGAAGAATATAATTGCTGCCCTAATATTTGTTTTCTCTTTGCAAAGTTCTGCACAAACAATAACCGATTTAATAAACCAAGTAAGTTTAGATAAGCTTACACTTACCTTAAACGAGTTTAGTGGAGAGGTACCAACAACTGTAAATGGGAACACTGTTACAATTATTAACAGGGAACAAGCTAATAATGATTTAGCAGCAGATTATTTAAAAGAGCAACTTCAAAAACTAAATAATGTTACAGTAACAGATCAAGCATTTAATGTTAATGGCAGAAACATATTTGCTACACAATTAGGAAAAACAAACCCTAATGATATTTATATTATTTGCGCACATTACGACTCTGTAGACAATTATTGTGCAGATGATAATGTAAGCGGAACAGGAGCAGTTTTAGAGATTGCAAGAATTTTATCTACTCAATGTACAGATAATACTATTATTTATGCTTTGTGGGACGAAGAGGAATCTGGGCTGCTTGGAGCGCAACATTATGCGACTTTAGCAAATGTTAATGGTGATAATATTTTGGGTGTTTTAAATATGGATATGATGGCGCATAACGATATCAACCCAAATGATAATGATTTTGATATAGATGTACAACCTATTGCAAATTCTATAGCTATGAAGGACGATCTAGTTTCTTTGTTAAACACTTATAGTTTTAATTTAACAGTAAATGTTGTTAATCCAGGGACACCAGATAGTGATCATTCTAAATTTTGGGATAATGGTTTTTCGGCAGTTTTAGTTGGTGAATCATGGGAGACTGGCGACCAAACACAACATTATCACAGTGCAGGAGACAGAGTTAGTACTTTAGATTTGCCTTACTATCATGAAATAACCAAATTAGTTATGGCTTATACTGCAACAAAAGCAGGTTTAATTAATATTGAAAATACAGTAACTCAAAACGGAGCTTCATTGGTAGCAAACCAAACTGGAGTAACCTACAAATGGATTGATTGTAATACTAACACTGAAATTCCGGGAGAAGTAAATCAAACATTTACCGCGACTGCGAATGGTAATTATAAAGTTGAAATTAATAGCGGAAGTTGTACCGAAACGAGTGAATGCTACGCAATAAGTACTTTAAGTGTTGAAAGTTTTAACGCTGAAGATTTTAAGATATTTCCAAACCCAGTAAAAACTATTTTAAATATTGAATTACCTCAATTTAATAAAGCTGAATTAAGTATTCTTAATATAAATGGTCAAGTTGTACTCGAACAAGCCATTGAAGAAACTTCAACTAAACTGAAACTATCTACTTTAAATAATGGTATTTACTTTCTTACTTTAAAAATTGATGGAAAAGAGATTAACCAAAAGATAATTAAAGAATAA
- a CDS encoding BlaI/MecI/CopY family transcriptional regulator: MQLTKTEEDLMNHLWKLEKAFMKDLLEAYPEPKPANTTVATLLKRMTDKGFITYNLFGNSREYFPLVKKKDYFSKHVNGLIKNFFNDSSSQFASFFTKETNLSKQELQELRAIIDTEIQNK, encoded by the coding sequence ATGCAGCTTACAAAAACTGAAGAAGATTTAATGAACCACCTCTGGAAACTAGAAAAAGCTTTCATGAAAGACTTACTAGAAGCCTACCCAGAACCTAAACCTGCAAATACAACTGTTGCTACACTTTTAAAACGCATGACAGATAAAGGTTTTATTACCTATAACTTATTTGGAAACTCAAGAGAATATTTTCCATTAGTAAAGAAAAAAGACTATTTCTCTAAGCATGTAAACGGATTGATTAAAAACTTCTTTAACGATAGCAGCTCACAATTTGCTTCATTTTTTACAAAAGAAACCAATCTTTCTAAGCAAGAATTACAGGAATTACGTGCAATTATTGATACAGAAATCCAAAACAAATAA
- a CDS encoding M56 family metallopeptidase: MEILILKSAACLAILMVFYKLFLENLAIHKFKRFYLLGTLVVSIVIPFITFIEYIEPHLEVPLFNADQSIPLDLLPFSEVAAVEPLYYLPVVLWSIYGLGVLLFTTKFCINLFNIVSKINKNEKQKHNNFISVLLNDLIIPHTFFSYIFLNKTKFEAKAIPQEVLLHEQTHASQKHSLDILFIELLQIVLWFNPLLYFIKKDIKLNHEFLADEAVLKQGIDSSTYQETLLQFTSNANEMPLAHAINYSLIKKRFTIMKTQTSRKAVWLRSLLLVPLLGGLLFSFSGREQIEKDVVSAIVFPSEEKSNNTNPILELKQDPLHLVLNGEQTTLETLKNDFIKATDGNKSDLKIEAKGLVDYDLIKEIMSVISKDYLLKIHLSEEVYIQDNTGYENEKSQKEATPEQVAEYNKLAKYYNAEIKDNAIIKLKDFNRIKELYNLMSDAQKKNAEPFPNFPPPPPPPIKAPQYENNKKLTLNQIIEKTPIGVESGYEMLKNGESHYYTVHQDKRTYYNKDGYITDENGKILPPPPPVPPKVKKGEASLIPPPPPPAPPKSTEEHAKEMAKINANFYYNGNAISSEKAIELLENNSKMNISTLNNNGKRTVNLSDKPITLVNGKAVSNQHQTGSMDINGEKHFYSTKNGVTTIYNKDGTKVDANGKSKSISITKTKVKNDTINYKTVETVKLIKGDSNGYVIINNTTCYYIKQANTIEYYNRWGVLIDENGEELNNTIDDRKSMIENRKKMLEERKNKRRESLEDRKALLEERKEEMLNKRNQTRRPLAEQFKGMEANGTTFFYEGDKISEAKAIELTKENPKLNLSMQNNNGVSTVHLSKKGITTVNGKLVKKEE, translated from the coding sequence ATGGAAATCTTAATTTTAAAATCGGCAGCATGCTTGGCTATTTTAATGGTTTTCTACAAACTATTTTTAGAAAATTTAGCCATTCATAAGTTTAAACGCTTTTATTTATTGGGAACTTTGGTAGTTTCTATTGTGATTCCATTTATTACGTTTATAGAATATATTGAGCCTCACTTAGAAGTCCCTCTCTTTAATGCAGACCAATCTATTCCTTTAGATCTATTGCCTTTTTCTGAGGTTGCTGCTGTAGAGCCACTATACTATTTACCAGTAGTTTTATGGAGTATTTATGGTTTAGGCGTATTACTTTTTACTACAAAATTCTGTATCAACTTATTTAATATTGTTTCTAAAATTAATAAAAATGAAAAACAAAAACACAACAATTTTATTTCAGTTTTATTAAACGATTTAATAATACCTCACACTTTCTTTAGTTACATTTTTTTAAACAAAACGAAGTTTGAAGCAAAGGCAATTCCTCAGGAAGTTTTATTACACGAGCAAACACATGCAAGCCAAAAACATTCGCTTGACATATTATTTATTGAACTTTTACAGATTGTATTATGGTTTAATCCATTACTTTATTTCATAAAAAAAGACATTAAACTTAATCACGAATTTCTAGCAGACGAAGCTGTTTTAAAGCAAGGTATAGATTCATCAACTTACCAAGAAACCTTGCTTCAATTTACCTCTAATGCAAATGAAATGCCTTTGGCACATGCCATCAATTATTCATTAATCAAAAAACGATTTACAATTATGAAAACACAAACCTCAAGAAAAGCCGTATGGCTTAGAAGTTTATTATTAGTGCCACTTTTAGGCGGACTGCTCTTTAGTTTTAGCGGAAGAGAACAGATTGAAAAAGATGTTGTTTCTGCTATAGTTTTTCCTTCGGAAGAAAAAAGCAATAATACAAACCCGATACTTGAACTAAAACAAGACCCATTACACTTAGTATTAAATGGAGAACAAACTACTTTAGAAACTTTAAAAAATGATTTTATTAAAGCTACAGATGGTAATAAATCTGATTTAAAAATAGAAGCTAAAGGTCTTGTAGACTATGATTTAATTAAAGAAATAATGTCTGTGATTTCTAAGGACTATCTTTTAAAAATTCATCTATCTGAAGAAGTTTATATCCAAGACAACACAGGTTATGAAAATGAAAAATCTCAAAAAGAAGCAACACCTGAACAAGTTGCAGAATACAACAAATTAGCGAAATACTACAATGCTGAAATAAAAGACAACGCTATAATTAAATTAAAAGACTTTAATCGTATTAAAGAATTATACAATTTAATGAGTGATGCTCAAAAAAAGAACGCAGAACCATTTCCTAATTTCCCACCACCTCCACCACCTCCAATTAAAGCACCTCAATATGAAAACAATAAAAAATTAACGTTAAATCAGATTATTGAAAAAACACCTATAGGAGTAGAATCTGGTTACGAGATGCTAAAAAATGGGGAATCTCATTATTATACTGTGCACCAAGACAAAAGAACATATTATAATAAAGATGGCTACATTACAGACGAAAATGGAAAAATATTACCTCCTCCTCCTCCTGTGCCACCAAAAGTAAAAAAAGGTGAAGCTTCACTTATTCCACCTCCTCCACCTCCAGCTCCACCAAAATCGACAGAAGAACATGCAAAAGAAATGGCTAAAATAAATGCTAATTTCTATTACAATGGTAACGCAATTTCATCGGAAAAAGCAATAGAACTTTTAGAGAACAACTCTAAAATGAACATATCTACTTTAAATAATAATGGAAAAAGAACTGTTAATTTATCAGACAAGCCAATTACTCTAGTAAATGGTAAGGCTGTTAGCAATCAACACCAAACAGGCTCGATGGATATAAATGGAGAAAAACACTTTTACTCTACAAAAAATGGAGTGACTACAATTTATAATAAAGACGGAACTAAAGTTGATGCCAACGGAAAATCGAAAAGCATATCTATAACCAAAACAAAGGTTAAAAATGACACTATTAATTATAAAACTGTAGAAACAGTAAAACTTATAAAGGGTGACAGTAATGGTTATGTTATAATAAATAATACGACCTGCTATTATATTAAGCAGGCAAACACAATTGAATATTATAATCGTTGGGGAGTATTAATAGATGAAAATGGCGAAGAGCTAAACAATACTATTGACGACAGAAAATCTATGATTGAAAACCGAAAAAAAATGCTTGAAGAAAGAAAAAACAAAAGAAGAGAATCGCTTGAAGATAGAAAAGCACTTTTAGAAGAAAGAAAAGAAGAGATGCTAAATAAAAGAAACCAAACTCGAAGACCTTTAGCAGAACAATTTAAAGGCATGGAAGCTAACGGAACAACCTTTTTCTACGAAGGTGATAAAATTTCTGAAGCTAAAGCTATTGAATTAACAAAAGAGAATCCAAAACTAAACCTATCGATGCAAAATAATAATGGAGTTTCTACAGTCCATTTATCGAAAAAAGGCATTACAACGGTTAATGGCAAATTAGTAAAAAAAGAAGAATAG